In Gemmatimonadota bacterium, one DNA window encodes the following:
- a CDS encoding DUF4390 domain-containing protein has translation MARFFIIQTLTVCTLASMQPVLAQHIPQDSLYIYVQADTLRLDATIDSLFSKRAIDAIESGMTTSIAVQFRLRTGRGDNLGQSSLLRRLEHDIWEGQYRLIQQSARPDTQITSHFEDIRRACSDLQGVALAQLPFPDEPITLQVRIDVNPISPEQRERTRQWLKIIEKGSFLEFFFTLDRSTSPEWIDLFRFRPSALPYLLD, from the coding sequence ATGGCCCGGTTCTTCATCATCCAGACACTCACAGTTTGCACGCTTGCCAGCATGCAACCCGTACTTGCACAACACATACCGCAAGACAGTCTTTATATTTATGTACAAGCCGACACCCTGCGCCTCGATGCAACCATCGATTCTCTCTTTTCAAAACGAGCCATTGACGCCATTGAATCGGGCATGACGACATCTATCGCCGTGCAATTTCGCCTGCGGACAGGCCGCGGAGATAATCTGGGACAAAGCAGCCTGCTCAGGCGTTTGGAACACGACATCTGGGAAGGGCAATATCGCCTCATCCAGCAATCCGCACGACCAGACACGCAGATTACGTCTCATTTTGAAGACATTCGACGCGCGTGTTCTGACCTTCAGGGCGTCGCACTGGCTCAGCTTCCCTTTCCCGACGAGCCTATCACTTTGCAGGTGCGGATAGACGTAAACCCGATCTCGCCCGAGCAACGAGAACGCACGCGACAATGGCTCAAGATAATTGAAAAAGGCAGCTTTCTCGAATTCTTTTTCACCCTGGACAGATCCACATCTCCTGAATGGATTGACCTGTTCAGATTTCGCCCCAGCGCGCTCCCATATCTTCTTGACTGA